A genome region from Bacteroidota bacterium includes the following:
- a CDS encoding T9SS type A sorting domain-containing protein, translating to MKKIPYFGAQIAAFPAPKDDTDHLYFTMPDESAEPYYPKLYRSPKPFDLSRLEFLGLLRIKNYASNPAYALRFGHFHNSTSVDILLQADLRNNGRPSIYWADSNGRYDTNRVTFLWSSVQGNDHPEGGYGFSLASWLVVGPMANDTVDDILMELNTNWTPYQVDLDSSRYAFAFFHGGQHLYESASPALSDSALIFPNWTPRDTIKRDPTRYAFSGDFNGDGRTDMVYLDPYGNYFFCPSTQPFSLAQIYEASVFDTLISASESVHLLPQLPQSFEYPSMQALPRKPGDRSVDLLLPVQTDGFMLNSIWIFRGGPDFGKKRLTVDTGATVPSEFQQAEFILRHPAVINPAYKNYQWGGFIKECGDITGTGRPVIKTNGGGGAFSPGTDYYYVLGDAIDDKADIAIGYEIGATVEAVDVNADNDKYADVLFHAYSTYSNGSLTPDSSGLLLLHGSPKIPIHLNQKYAVPVSLQRDEQCRAYPNPAGRGTTLTFRSNGEQIHISVRDLLGRQVMSTTTESDIGQTTFYLPLQDLESGTYTVAVSSSGSTCNVKLLVTH from the coding sequence ATGAAGAAGATACCATACTTTGGTGCCCAAATCGCTGCCTTCCCAGCTCCGAAGGATGATACGGATCATTTATACTTCACAATGCCGGATGAATCTGCCGAACCGTACTATCCGAAGCTCTACCGATCTCCGAAGCCATTCGACCTTTCCAGACTCGAATTCTTGGGTCTGCTGCGAATAAAAAACTACGCTTCCAATCCCGCGTATGCCCTGAGATTCGGTCACTTTCATAATTCGACTTCTGTAGATATACTCCTTCAGGCCGATCTGCGAAATAACGGCCGTCCCTCGATCTATTGGGCCGACTCGAACGGCCGATACGACACGAACCGTGTGACATTTCTGTGGTCCTCGGTGCAGGGTAATGACCATCCTGAGGGGGGATACGGATTCTCGCTCGCATCTTGGTTGGTTGTCGGGCCTATGGCGAATGATACGGTGGACGATATACTCATGGAGCTAAACACCAATTGGACTCCTTACCAGGTTGATCTTGATAGTTCGCGATATGCGTTTGCTTTTTTTCATGGCGGTCAACACCTATACGAATCAGCATCGCCCGCGCTCTCGGACTCCGCTCTAATCTTCCCTAACTGGACGCCTCGCGATACGATAAAACGAGATCCGACGCGATACGCATTTAGCGGGGACTTCAATGGTGACGGCCGAACGGATATGGTGTATCTTGATCCCTACGGAAATTACTTTTTCTGCCCCTCGACCCAACCGTTTTCGCTTGCGCAGATTTACGAAGCATCCGTGTTCGACACTCTGATATCTGCGTCAGAGAGTGTGCACCTTTTACCACAACTTCCGCAATCATTCGAGTACCCAAGCATGCAGGCGCTCCCTCGCAAACCAGGTGATCGCTCTGTCGATCTCTTGCTCCCGGTACAAACCGACGGGTTCATGTTGAATTCGATCTGGATCTTCCGGGGCGGCCCGGACTTTGGTAAGAAACGATTGACTGTCGATACCGGTGCAACGGTCCCAAGTGAATTCCAGCAAGCCGAGTTCATCCTCCGTCACCCTGCTGTGATCAATCCAGCCTACAAGAACTATCAGTGGGGTGGCTTCATCAAAGAATGTGGTGACATCACCGGCACCGGTCGTCCGGTGATCAAGACGAACGGTGGTGGCGGAGCATTTTCGCCCGGCACAGACTATTACTACGTGCTTGGTGATGCCATCGACGACAAGGCGGACATTGCCATCGGTTACGAGATCGGCGCAACCGTTGAAGCGGTGGACGTGAATGCAGACAATGACAAGTACGCCGATGTACTATTCCATGCATATTCCACCTACAGCAACGGTAGCCTGACGCCGGACTCGAGCGGACTATTACTGTTGCATGGCTCTCCGAAGATCCCAATCCATCTGAATCAGAAGTATGCGGTGCCGGTCAGTCTACAAAGAGATGAGCAGTGTCGGGCATATCCAAATCCGGCAGGTCGTGGTACAACCCTCACGTTCCGCTCAAACGGCGAACAGATCCATATAAGTGTACGCGATCTGTTGGGACGACAAGTAATGTCGACAACAACAGAATCTGATATCGGTCAAACTACTTTTTATTTGCCACTGCAAGATTTGGAGTCAGGTACATATACCGTAGCGGTCTCTTCCAGTGGAAGTACATGCAATGTAAAACTGCTCGTGACGCATTAG
- a CDS encoding T9SS type A sorting domain-containing protein, producing MKYCSFLLILLVSAFLTLSAQGQPCTGVTYSTNCDKSIESPIVADTVFPYGQFDDYFVGPLNDGEPDYCRFLQTFSDLGFNFIYNYESGMGDALIKQFFAANHGDGSPVARKGILSAEPILSEKWVGHYNNGGSIGPTEFKYFLASNWTGDAAYDTRWNWATRPSTNSTHPDQLGQEVYFKKSVDVISPSGNLLEDLQTDPSSVNGYGDVGNPNGYTTSLQVAGGTNTATTNVVICDFVFRLYEPDYPSMSTDDQPAYRVDYVATFADGHSSTVAQSNITPEYYWQYVNQKNLPPSTASSFVWGANSYPRSAADFINTEQNCIRYFPLWNNVDRGAYDPTQWKKYALVRAVIDLGQGQGFKNDALNQLASPDNFHHIVHIECKVVPISPNGIFIRGLRFRSQMGDDLLRGKLSSQLRSDFQTIQRSFQGYTSPADHSNMNRDASSDTWSRLPGIQGCNECTLQTWPALAYIDQQFKKFSRGKRIYPFIVDNFVFSQFDKWRAVYEDVTGELPPSLIPECDRTNGTAPLAANGTTNGSPRFETQGYPKDLIPKNISDVSDFTLFGFPIQGYDVYTKRWIPHLDNCLMMSGEGENAFADPGHGRRVGTWIGGIWEIFSFKKWHTPVKDYGTVNATTGQVASSSLRGKLMDLIVNGNTCWTDLLTKNSFSLNDLMNDDQWKSPSAPVTVTIPESTAPGGEFTTANQFVPRGSFAVTNEFRQVTGTEIRAMGWGTLAEGAKGIVWNTFLAQNGEEIGVLGGGAAHHYDWWFDNLGCDDIAHQFGGPNIYARNLFWLGSQPTDGKGTIPEAMYERWAIQKKNNGQLVQGPVYIERDATTHKFPSLNNTLLAATVHDIDGNTGSQSKTLEDWMSFLFDYQADPITKGSHTDCYSNYKLTADGVVAAYVTTHDNLFPSNKIDDGSAGSWEIVLAASPDEPRWKATFTSIASCGSNDDIYWPKSRYSHDFMALPKTYLGASDKYDGVKRFSDDIRPVMKYFKGFERINTVLLNNMLDDDVLSMQQGFPIDHDNVVSRKVNNHKDNNPTTYTYTFPHTLQQDGIAGKPATDSYDKNALANPEMGYAIGAFRSSDRKDASEIVDSTKYIVVANKRSWPVYYEGTGTSKTVQDFRPLSKVDVTTGTSITPLPEDQLLGPVDTRLFSFRLNPTALSSGDLTNGFDFNYYNVADLRTGRNKLIKFGERYLGVVTSPFIDTFAVLLDPGEGTLMRISPAYGYVLGKASEFGMAYNNGHRVAEIVQANEDHTPPRRIVVWENKGKILYKLTNQPIETGEENFFRDDDQHPSSQVTFDLNHIDGNANPTMDEGHNPSVATRGDHIAVTWSTYYYNTSLQLFQEDVYAVEGQKGTDWDHINWSIIKKINTTPLLYQAGHIPAPSITATSDGWLCAYSNPNQGIVAKVVRFSVTPNILTFTNGTNPPSVIFAEDQPRRLLSVFPSVASIDESDLIPSSPERLHLVWEEQLNDGTSQIYYRSLLYTAGISGHIDLDNTAGNSSIERVSKLAPSCVHHHPNVAVSKDCKTLDGHQREPIVTWEMTKHECNAATQQYVDNVYVMLRERLQGGGWTSFTSFYPKAGNLPLPLVHSTTTRTGAAFCDIDINSPNAPLGNGFHSLVFQDTFVERIHIMRDKYDHVKGVGQNEGWLHTRLLDHGRYPNVVMPYQRTTEEQATTFTYRGIDADPDNLYAVDITARKSGIEQAEKTSTVQSFNVLQKNAKCEDGLIYTIGDGGAGCDWCTFIPPDTTDYPSDPPYGHKGIATVGWAMYDIVHSNQHVYDSYDSTVVRWPTTEDSVRTNYFHVDSTTRLFMDRTLVTTDSTALDSLFDSPDTSRYVDIELVLKDSATHAMVQSIERVHITPLNTTAIATNSSAPCNGMVVNMLPPPPPPIPPPGPGRHINMQLLTPPSGAGYLTLIIKKDSVTSAALVQRQGVGTHFDASGYIPQLPDSSTSFKRIEPKGSNTVSRTDSIVISVNPNPFHRKTTVHIQVPKNVPMQVTLYDALGRMVRTYFEGVTERSAYDIDVLGESMATGRYYLRVQTTNYVKTGVLLLNK from the coding sequence ATGAAATACTGTAGTTTTTTACTCATCCTTCTTGTCTCCGCGTTTCTGACTTTATCGGCACAAGGCCAGCCATGCACAGGAGTTACATATTCAACGAACTGCGACAAAAGCATTGAGAGTCCTATCGTTGCCGATACTGTCTTCCCCTATGGTCAGTTCGATGACTATTTCGTGGGTCCTCTAAACGATGGAGAGCCTGATTACTGTAGATTCCTACAAACATTTTCGGATTTGGGATTCAATTTCATTTATAACTATGAATCGGGAATGGGCGATGCACTGATCAAACAGTTCTTCGCGGCGAATCATGGTGATGGTTCGCCGGTCGCTCGCAAAGGTATTCTGAGTGCAGAGCCGATTTTATCCGAGAAATGGGTAGGCCATTACAACAATGGCGGCTCCATCGGACCAACTGAGTTCAAATACTTCCTCGCATCGAACTGGACCGGTGATGCGGCGTATGACACGAGATGGAATTGGGCTACAAGGCCAAGTACAAATTCTACACATCCGGACCAACTTGGCCAAGAAGTTTATTTCAAGAAATCAGTAGATGTCATAAGCCCAAGTGGTAATTTGCTTGAAGACTTACAAACTGATCCGTCGTCAGTTAATGGCTACGGGGATGTTGGAAATCCAAATGGTTACACAACTTCGCTACAGGTTGCTGGTGGGACCAATACTGCAACCACCAATGTGGTAATCTGCGACTTTGTATTTAGACTCTACGAACCAGATTACCCTTCAATGTCTACAGACGATCAACCTGCATATCGCGTAGATTATGTCGCAACCTTTGCAGACGGACATTCGAGCACCGTTGCTCAAAGTAATATTACTCCTGAGTATTATTGGCAGTACGTAAATCAGAAGAATCTACCACCTTCAACAGCCTCGTCATTTGTATGGGGTGCCAATAGTTACCCTCGGAGCGCTGCGGATTTCATCAATACTGAGCAGAACTGTATTCGATACTTCCCATTGTGGAATAATGTAGACAGAGGGGCGTATGATCCTACGCAATGGAAAAAGTATGCGCTTGTACGGGCCGTAATCGATCTGGGCCAAGGACAGGGATTTAAAAACGATGCACTTAATCAATTGGCATCCCCTGACAACTTCCATCATATTGTTCATATTGAGTGCAAAGTAGTCCCGATCTCCCCTAATGGCATCTTCATCCGAGGTTTGCGTTTCCGTTCACAGATGGGCGATGATCTTCTTCGTGGAAAACTCTCATCCCAACTGCGGTCTGATTTTCAGACCATCCAACGCAGCTTTCAGGGATATACTTCGCCGGCAGATCACTCTAATATGAATAGAGATGCGAGTTCCGACACGTGGTCCCGATTGCCGGGAATCCAAGGGTGCAATGAGTGTACGTTACAGACTTGGCCCGCATTAGCATATATTGACCAACAGTTCAAGAAGTTTAGCCGGGGGAAGAGGATATACCCATTCATCGTCGACAACTTTGTGTTCTCTCAATTTGACAAATGGCGAGCAGTGTATGAGGATGTGACTGGTGAACTCCCACCTTCACTCATTCCCGAATGTGACCGCACGAATGGGACTGCTCCACTTGCAGCCAATGGGACAACCAATGGGTCGCCAAGATTCGAAACGCAAGGATACCCGAAGGACTTGATCCCCAAGAATATTTCCGATGTTTCTGATTTCACTCTTTTTGGGTTCCCCATTCAGGGGTACGACGTTTATACAAAGCGATGGATTCCGCATTTGGACAACTGTCTAATGATGTCTGGGGAGGGTGAGAACGCATTCGCCGACCCAGGACACGGCAGACGGGTTGGTACTTGGATTGGCGGTATATGGGAGATATTTAGCTTCAAGAAGTGGCATACTCCAGTAAAGGACTATGGTACCGTCAATGCTACCACTGGACAAGTAGCATCGAGTTCGCTGAGAGGCAAACTCATGGACTTGATCGTCAATGGTAATACATGTTGGACTGATCTCCTCACGAAGAATTCGTTCTCACTGAATGATCTGATGAATGACGACCAATGGAAGTCTCCGTCGGCACCCGTTACTGTGACGATCCCGGAATCAACTGCGCCCGGAGGTGAATTCACGACGGCAAACCAGTTTGTTCCTCGGGGTTCTTTTGCTGTAACAAATGAATTCAGACAAGTTACCGGTACTGAAATTCGGGCAATGGGTTGGGGAACACTGGCAGAAGGTGCAAAAGGTATTGTATGGAATACCTTCTTGGCCCAAAATGGCGAGGAGATCGGAGTTCTAGGTGGTGGAGCTGCTCACCACTATGATTGGTGGTTCGATAACCTCGGTTGTGATGACATTGCACACCAGTTTGGTGGACCAAATATCTATGCCAGAAATTTGTTCTGGTTGGGTTCGCAACCAACCGACGGGAAAGGAACAATCCCCGAAGCAATGTATGAACGCTGGGCTATCCAGAAAAAGAATAACGGCCAGTTAGTACAGGGCCCCGTCTATATTGAACGGGACGCCACAACCCATAAGTTTCCAAGTCTCAATAACACGTTACTTGCTGCAACTGTACATGATATTGATGGTAATACAGGCTCACAATCGAAAACGCTCGAGGATTGGATGAGTTTTCTATTCGATTATCAAGCCGATCCGATTACTAAGGGAAGTCATACAGATTGTTATTCTAATTATAAATTGACAGCGGATGGAGTTGTGGCTGCGTATGTAACGACCCACGATAATCTGTTTCCGAGCAATAAGATCGATGACGGATCTGCCGGAAGCTGGGAAATCGTACTTGCTGCGTCACCGGATGAGCCTCGATGGAAAGCAACTTTTACATCAATAGCTTCATGTGGGTCAAACGACGATATTTATTGGCCTAAGTCGAGATATTCTCATGACTTCATGGCGCTCCCAAAGACATATCTAGGTGCAAGCGACAAGTACGACGGAGTCAAGCGGTTCTCTGACGACATCAGGCCAGTCATGAAATACTTCAAGGGCTTTGAACGTATCAATACGGTCTTGCTTAACAATATGCTGGATGATGACGTGCTCTCGATGCAACAGGGGTTCCCAATCGACCACGACAATGTAGTAAGTCGTAAGGTAAATAATCATAAGGACAATAATCCAACTACTTACACGTACACATTTCCCCATACACTTCAACAAGACGGGATTGCCGGGAAACCGGCCACGGACTCGTATGATAAGAATGCACTCGCGAATCCTGAAATGGGCTATGCAATTGGAGCATTCCGATCTTCCGATCGCAAGGATGCGAGCGAGATCGTCGATTCGACGAAGTATATTGTTGTAGCAAATAAACGCTCGTGGCCCGTATACTATGAAGGTACTGGCACAAGTAAGACAGTGCAGGATTTTCGACCGCTATCAAAAGTCGATGTCACTACGGGCACTTCGATAACCCCACTCCCTGAGGACCAACTTCTGGGTCCTGTGGATACTCGACTTTTCTCGTTCCGGCTCAATCCGACGGCACTCTCAAGCGGCGATCTGACAAATGGGTTTGACTTCAATTATTACAATGTCGCTGACCTTCGAACTGGTCGAAATAAGTTGATCAAATTCGGGGAGCGTTATCTGGGGGTTGTTACAAGCCCGTTCATAGATACATTTGCGGTACTTCTGGACCCGGGTGAGGGAACGCTCATGCGAATTTCTCCGGCGTATGGATACGTACTTGGGAAAGCAAGTGAATTTGGGATGGCATATAACAACGGTCATCGTGTAGCTGAAATCGTTCAGGCTAATGAAGATCATACCCCACCACGTCGTATTGTTGTATGGGAGAATAAGGGAAAGATCCTATATAAACTGACGAATCAGCCCATCGAAACTGGTGAAGAGAACTTTTTCCGTGATGACGATCAACATCCTTCCTCTCAAGTAACCTTCGACTTGAACCACATTGACGGGAATGCAAATCCCACAATGGACGAGGGACACAACCCGTCCGTTGCAACGCGAGGAGATCACATTGCCGTCACTTGGAGTACGTACTACTATAATACTTCGCTTCAGTTGTTCCAAGAAGATGTGTATGCCGTTGAAGGTCAGAAAGGAACGGACTGGGATCATATTAACTGGAGTATCATTAAGAAAATTAACACGACACCCCTTCTGTACCAGGCCGGGCACATACCTGCTCCTTCTATTACGGCAACATCCGACGGCTGGCTGTGCGCATATTCAAACCCAAATCAGGGAATAGTAGCAAAAGTCGTCCGATTCAGTGTAACCCCGAATATTCTGACATTCACCAATGGTACGAATCCTCCGTCGGTAATCTTTGCTGAGGATCAACCTCGGCGATTACTCTCTGTATTCCCATCGGTTGCTTCAATTGACGAGTCCGATCTCATCCCGTCATCTCCGGAGAGATTGCATCTTGTGTGGGAAGAACAGTTGAACGACGGGACCAGCCAGATATACTACCGTAGCCTACTCTATACAGCCGGTATCTCGGGACATATTGATTTGGATAACACGGCTGGAAACTCATCCATCGAACGGGTTAGCAAACTCGCACCATCGTGCGTTCATCACCATCCCAATGTAGCAGTGTCGAAGGACTGCAAGACATTGGATGGTCATCAACGCGAACCCATCGTGACTTGGGAAATGACAAAGCATGAATGTAATGCAGCTACTCAACAATATGTAGATAACGTCTACGTAATGCTCAGAGAACGACTTCAAGGCGGAGGATGGACGTCATTTACATCATTCTACCCTAAAGCAGGGAACTTGCCATTGCCGCTCGTACACTCAACGACAACTCGGACGGGCGCAGCATTTTGCGATATCGATATCAATAGTCCGAATGCCCCACTTGGCAACGGTTTTCACAGCCTCGTATTTCAAGATACATTTGTTGAGCGGATCCACATCATGCGGGATAAATATGATCATGTGAAAGGTGTTGGTCAAAATGAGGGGTGGCTCCATACTCGCCTCTTGGATCATGGAAGATATCCTAACGTAGTGATGCCATACCAACGGACCACTGAGGAACAAGCCACCACATTTACATATCGTGGTATTGATGCTGATCCCGATAATCTCTATGCTGTCGATATTACCGCTCGTAAAAGTGGCATTGAACAAGCCGAGAAGACCAGCACAGTTCAATCCTTTAATGTTCTACAAAAGAATGCGAAATGCGAGGACGGATTAATCTATACAATCGGCGATGGAGGGGCAGGATGCGATTGGTGTACGTTCATTCCGCCTGATACCACTGACTACCCCAGTGACCCTCCGTACGGACACAAAGGAATCGCTACTGTCGGTTGGGCGATGTATGACATTGTACACTCGAATCAACATGTTTATGACAGTTACGACAGCACTGTCGTCCGTTGGCCGACTACGGAGGATTCGGTGCGAACGAATTATTTCCATGTCGATTCAACGACTCGTCTCTTTATGGATCGCACACTTGTCACAACAGATTCTACTGCGCTCGACTCATTGTTTGACTCCCCCGACACGTCTCGGTATGTTGACATTGAGCTGGTGTTGAAGGATTCGGCTACGCACGCAATGGTCCAGAGTATTGAGAGAGTTCATATTACTCCCTTGAATACAACAGCAATTGCAACCAATTCTTCAGCACCGTGCAATGGCATGGTCGTAAATATGTTGCCTCCGCCACCGCCTCCGATTCCACCGCCGGGACCCGGTAGGCATATCAATATGCAATTGCTAACGCCACCTTCCGGTGCCGGTTACCTGACCTTGATTATCAAGAAGGACTCCGTAACTTCGGCCGCACTTGTGCAACGGCAAGGGGTCGGTACGCACTTTGATGCTTCCGGCTACATTCCTCAACTTCCTGACTCCTCAACGTCGTTCAAAAGGATTGAGCCAAAGGGTAGTAATACAGTCTCTCGTACGGATAGTATAGTAATCAGTGTTAATCCGAATCCTTTCCATAGGAAGACAACCGTACATATTCAAGTGCCCAAAAACGTGCCGATGCAGGTCACACTCTATGATGCGTTAGGTCGTATGGTGCGGACATATTTTGAAGGAGTGACAGAACGATCAGCCTACGATATCGATGTGTTGGGTGAAAGTATGGCTACCGGACGGTACTATTTGAGAGTGCAAACAACGAATTATGTCAAGACCGGCGTACTACTATTAAATAAATGA
- a CDS encoding transposase family protein, which yields MPRRTIDPILLESIRTAYLGAATVPERKRVIKRGCKTSGYTYGALMRVLNLKVRPRSLSGKEQTRIDYFNTLGKLVWDYQIEHASNTRMASTSVAIRALKDQKQLPEEITYHQISASIRRQRLKNKSQSYFTRFERTEPLAMIQMDFTRSVYLEHIRKDGVSFLRTATAKGANARQERVWIAVSIDDSSRVAYARYYLVKGESASLARHFLLQTTKEKTRVDTDTGEIVPIPLLQGQPRTLYTDRGSAFRNASFRGGIRKLGIGHVLGSTIRDTEGNRQPGSNKQARGKVERMIRYIKEDFETELFLSYKRGTIFTLREINRLLQRWLIQVNTSRHPERKDEKRWEIFHPALTGATYPPKEAELLFSSSVWRKVNRRQVRVSDGVYCKVPVEINLGTRIEIVTVGGNHYTMIGGKRVLLEPVPVRKRGQTQTESPKEFEDDYLEGMALRIRLNREIEERTRGQQNLGTMTEEWPDEVSAFVSKKRSAKEIKQVTTELLLAIEPKMPTSMSIETDYVNVP from the coding sequence ATGCCACGCCGAACCATTGATCCCATCTTACTGGAAAGTATCCGAACCGCCTATCTGGGAGCAGCAACCGTCCCAGAGCGCAAACGAGTCATCAAGCGGGGTTGTAAGACTTCCGGCTATACCTACGGAGCCCTCATGCGGGTACTGAACCTGAAAGTCCGTCCCCGTTCGTTGAGTGGGAAGGAACAGACCCGGATCGACTATTTCAATACGTTAGGAAAGCTCGTCTGGGACTATCAGATCGAACATGCCTCCAATACACGGATGGCATCCACCTCGGTAGCGATCCGGGCCCTCAAGGACCAGAAACAACTTCCCGAGGAGATCACCTACCACCAGATATCAGCCTCGATCCGTCGTCAACGGCTCAAAAACAAATCACAGTCCTACTTTACCCGCTTCGAACGGACGGAGCCGCTGGCGATGATACAGATGGATTTTACCAGAAGTGTCTATCTGGAGCATATCAGGAAAGACGGGGTATCGTTTCTACGGACCGCAACGGCAAAAGGAGCCAATGCCAGACAGGAGCGGGTCTGGATCGCCGTCTCGATAGACGACTCGTCGAGAGTCGCCTATGCCCGCTATTACCTAGTCAAGGGGGAAAGTGCGTCGTTAGCACGGCATTTCCTCCTCCAGACCACGAAAGAGAAAACACGGGTGGATACCGATACAGGTGAGATCGTCCCGATTCCCTTACTCCAGGGACAGCCACGAACGCTCTATACCGACCGAGGCTCTGCCTTTCGCAATGCCTCGTTTCGGGGAGGGATACGCAAACTCGGGATCGGTCATGTCCTTGGGAGTACGATCCGCGATACCGAGGGGAATCGGCAGCCGGGATCGAATAAACAGGCTCGTGGGAAGGTCGAACGAATGATCCGTTACATTAAAGAGGATTTCGAGACGGAGCTATTCCTCTCCTACAAGCGAGGGACGATCTTCACACTCAGGGAGATCAACCGGTTATTACAGCGGTGGCTCATACAAGTCAATACGTCCCGCCATCCGGAGCGCAAGGATGAGAAACGATGGGAGATCTTTCATCCTGCACTCACAGGGGCGACGTATCCCCCGAAGGAGGCGGAGTTACTGTTCAGCAGCTCGGTCTGGCGGAAGGTGAACCGGCGGCAGGTACGCGTCAGCGACGGGGTGTACTGCAAGGTACCGGTCGAGATCAACCTCGGGACGAGGATCGAGATCGTTACAGTGGGCGGAAACCACTATACAATGATCGGTGGGAAGCGGGTGTTACTGGAGCCGGTACCGGTACGCAAGCGAGGACAGACCCAGACAGAGTCACCGAAGGAGTTCGAAGACGACTATCTCGAAGGGATGGCATTGCGGATCAGGCTCAACCGGGAGATCGAGGAACGCACGAGAGGTCAGCAGAACCTTGGGACCATGACCGAGGAGTGGCCCGATGAAGTGAGTGCGTTTGTATCGAAGAAGCGATCGGCCAAGGAAATCAAGCAGGTAACGACAGAACTCTTACTTGCAATAGAACCTAAGATGCCAACTTCAATGAGTATTGAAACTGACTATGTAAATGTACCTTGA
- a CDS encoding patatin-like phospholipase family protein — protein sequence MKILTIDGGGIRGLIPAKFLQLVEDELGTAIHTYFDLVCGTSTGGIIALAIGAGIPMAEVVKMYCDAGPKIFRPGGRFRISQFPLLFSKHSSAPLSQALRGVFKQRILGDSLVRLCIPSINITDGQTTVFKTRHTRDHVYDEASPYKRDYLRSMYDVAMSTSAAPTYFPTHRIPGVGRHVDGGLWANNPSLIGISEAIRMGYGIEEIEVLSVGTGNTKFNERRIGNLFSGIAGWRTRLIDLTFLAQSQGYDFTAQYLLGPTQYFRVDPVLPTDFKLDQTKHIGRYLEYAEAAYRKTATDTQRRFFITPNR from the coding sequence ATGAAAATACTGACCATTGATGGCGGCGGCATACGCGGCCTCATCCCGGCCAAATTCCTGCAACTTGTCGAAGATGAGCTCGGGACGGCGATCCATACGTATTTCGACCTTGTCTGCGGTACTTCTACCGGAGGGATTATTGCATTGGCAATAGGCGCGGGAATTCCTATGGCCGAGGTGGTGAAGATGTACTGTGACGCAGGGCCGAAAATTTTTCGTCCGGGCGGACGTTTTCGCATCAGTCAATTTCCACTTTTATTCTCGAAACACTCAAGCGCGCCACTTTCACAGGCTTTGCGTGGTGTCTTCAAGCAACGAATTCTCGGAGATTCATTGGTCCGACTGTGTATCCCGTCGATCAATATTACAGACGGGCAAACGACTGTCTTTAAGACCCGACACACCAGAGACCACGTATATGACGAAGCGAGCCCCTATAAACGGGACTACTTGAGAAGTATGTATGACGTTGCGATGTCGACGTCGGCAGCTCCGACGTATTTCCCAACCCACCGCATTCCTGGTGTCGGACGGCATGTCGATGGTGGTCTGTGGGCGAACAACCCGTCGCTGATTGGAATATCCGAGGCGATTCGTATGGGGTATGGTATCGAAGAGATTGAGGTATTGTCCGTAGGAACCGGCAACACAAAATTTAACGAACGCCGCATTGGAAATCTCTTCTCCGGTATCGCGGGGTGGCGGACACGATTAATCGACCTGACATTTCTTGCGCAGTCGCAGGGGTATGATTTTACGGCACAATATCTCCTCGGCCCAACGCAATACTTCCGCGTTGATCCCGTGCTCCCGACAGACTTCAAACTCGACCAAACGAAGCACATCGGTCGGTATCTTGAGTATGCAGAGGCAGCATATCGGAAAACCGCAACCGACACACAGAGACGTTTTTTCATAACGCCAAATCGGTAA
- a CDS encoding sigma-70 family RNA polymerase sigma factor, which translates to MDSVPPGIDWSSLYHELLAAAHVMIRMKAWARGHNTDALLMGQQADDFVQEAITNYLENQDKFDPTKGSLKNYLIKCVLRTVVTGNARRKENVTSEVASYAVSDGMDGEEVLRKEVEPFVNAYFDEEIDFSTIQNYVKKQVNGDENLVNIFLGLCEGLPPRDIQAMFELSEQSYHNDHRRLQTVLRHTVTEFKLTSPVSTRK; encoded by the coding sequence ATGGATTCTGTACCACCGGGCATTGATTGGAGTAGTCTGTATCATGAACTGCTTGCGGCAGCTCATGTGATGATACGAATGAAAGCATGGGCTCGAGGACATAATACAGACGCACTTCTCATGGGACAACAAGCCGATGATTTCGTCCAAGAAGCGATCACGAACTATCTGGAAAATCAGGATAAATTCGATCCGACAAAAGGTAGTTTGAAAAACTATCTGATAAAATGTGTACTCCGGACGGTTGTTACCGGGAATGCCCGAAGAAAGGAAAATGTGACTAGTGAAGTTGCATCGTATGCCGTCTCCGATGGAATGGATGGCGAAGAGGTCCTTCGTAAAGAGGTCGAACCGTTTGTAAATGCGTATTTTGATGAAGAAATCGATTTTTCGACCATCCAAAACTATGTTAAGAAACAAGTTAACGGCGACGAAAACCTCGTGAATATTTTTCTGGGTCTGTGCGAAGGACTTCCACCTCGTGATATTCAGGCGATGTTCGAGTTATCCGAACAATCATACCACAACGACCATCGTCGGTTGCAAACCGTACTCAGACATACTGTTACCGAGTTCAAACTTACATCACCAGTTTCAACACGCAAATGA